One part of the Paraburkholderia flagellata genome encodes these proteins:
- a CDS encoding glycosyltransferase family 4 protein — MRIAQIAPLTESVPPKLYGGTERAVSYITEALVELGHDVTLFASGDSLTSAKLEPVWPRALRLDPGIRDRIAPHMLLMEMVRRQADQFDVLHFHMDYYSFSVFKRQETPFVTTLHGRLDLPEQQPVFDTFNTAPVISISNAQRQPMPQARWLRTVYHGLPEMLYTPQPVEQRYLAFLGRISPEKRVDTAIRIAGRCGLPIRIAAKVDEADREYFERDIKPLLALPHVEYVGEINDSQKAEFLSGAHALLFPIDWPEPFGLVMIEAMACGTPVIAFNRGSVPEVVEEGVTGFIVEDEIGAVAAVNRISRVPRAGVRRRFEERFTSHRMAQEYVQAYEAVIRANKRSRFKVIDTSAS, encoded by the coding sequence ATGAGAATTGCGCAGATCGCCCCGCTGACCGAATCGGTCCCGCCGAAGCTCTATGGCGGCACCGAGCGCGCCGTGTCATACATCACCGAAGCGCTGGTCGAACTCGGGCACGACGTCACGCTGTTCGCGAGCGGCGATTCGCTCACGAGCGCGAAGCTCGAGCCTGTGTGGCCGCGCGCGCTGCGGCTAGACCCCGGCATTCGCGACCGCATCGCACCGCACATGCTCCTCATGGAAATGGTGCGCCGCCAGGCCGACCAGTTCGATGTGTTGCATTTCCATATGGACTACTACTCGTTTTCGGTGTTCAAGCGCCAGGAAACGCCGTTTGTGACGACGCTGCACGGCCGTCTCGATTTGCCCGAGCAGCAGCCGGTGTTCGATACATTCAACACCGCCCCCGTCATTTCGATCTCGAATGCGCAGCGTCAGCCGATGCCGCAAGCGCGCTGGCTGCGCACGGTCTACCACGGCCTGCCCGAGATGCTTTATACACCGCAGCCCGTAGAGCAGCGCTATCTTGCGTTTCTCGGCCGTATTTCGCCGGAAAAGCGCGTCGACACGGCAATACGCATTGCCGGGCGCTGTGGATTGCCCATCCGCATCGCCGCCAAGGTCGACGAAGCCGACCGCGAGTATTTCGAGCGCGACATCAAGCCGCTGCTCGCGCTACCGCACGTCGAGTATGTGGGCGAGATCAACGACAGCCAGAAGGCCGAATTCCTCTCCGGCGCGCATGCGCTACTGTTCCCGATCGACTGGCCGGAGCCGTTCGGCCTTGTGATGATCGAGGCGATGGCGTGCGGCACGCCCGTGATCGCGTTCAATCGCGGCTCGGTGCCGGAGGTGGTGGAAGAGGGCGTGACGGGCTTTATCGTCGAGGACGAGATTGGCGCCGTGGCGGCGGTAAATCGCATCTCGCGCGTTCCGCGTGCAGGAGTGCGGCGCCGCTTCGAAGAGCGTTTCACCTCGCACCGCATGGCGCAGGAGTACGTGCAGGCGTATGAGGCCGTGATTCGCGCGAACAAGCGCTCGCGCTTCAAGGTGATCGATACGTCCGCGAGTTGA
- a CDS encoding AAA family ATPase encodes MLTTLAIANYRSLRELIVPLGALNVVTGPNGSGKSNLYRALRLLALTARGGVIPSLAREGGLQSTLWAGPERFSRAVAAGEYAVQGTVRKDAVSLRLGFAGDAFGYAIDLGLPLPSSTSQFSLDPVIKRECIWSGPILRPSALLVDRQGPMIRIRDASGEWTTLAQPVASFDSMMTEYADPRSAPEMIAVREQIRSWRFYDHFRTDEHASARQVQIGTHSPVLADDGANLAAALQTIREIGDGEALDTAIGDAFPGARVEIVNHEGRFEVALRQEGLLRPLRGAELSDGTLRYLLIAAALLSPRPPGLLVLDEPETSLHPDLLPSLARLIARASRHSQVIVVSHAARLVAALEREAGSQSVVLERRLGATGFADPDTLDVPAWKWPAR; translated from the coding sequence ATGCTGACTACGCTTGCCATCGCCAATTACCGCTCGCTGCGCGAGCTCATCGTGCCGCTTGGCGCGCTCAACGTCGTGACCGGCCCGAACGGCAGCGGCAAGTCGAATCTCTATCGCGCGCTGCGTCTGCTCGCGCTCACGGCGCGCGGCGGCGTGATTCCGTCGCTGGCGCGCGAGGGCGGCCTGCAATCCACGCTTTGGGCGGGCCCCGAGCGCTTCTCGCGCGCGGTCGCCGCGGGTGAATACGCGGTGCAGGGCACGGTGCGCAAGGATGCAGTGAGTCTGCGCCTTGGCTTCGCGGGCGACGCCTTTGGCTACGCGATCGATCTCGGATTGCCGCTGCCTTCGTCGACGTCGCAGTTTTCGCTCGACCCGGTCATCAAGCGCGAGTGCATCTGGAGCGGGCCGATCCTGCGACCTTCGGCGTTGCTCGTGGACCGCCAGGGGCCGATGATCCGCATCCGCGACGCCTCGGGCGAATGGACGACGCTCGCGCAGCCCGTGGCCAGCTTCGACAGCATGATGACCGAGTACGCCGACCCGCGCAGCGCGCCCGAAATGATCGCCGTGCGCGAGCAGATCCGCTCGTGGCGCTTCTACGACCACTTCCGCACCGACGAGCACGCGAGCGCACGCCAGGTGCAGATCGGCACGCATTCGCCGGTGCTCGCCGACGACGGCGCAAACCTCGCCGCCGCGCTGCAGACGATCCGCGAGATCGGCGACGGCGAGGCGCTCGACACCGCCATCGGCGACGCCTTTCCGGGCGCGCGCGTGGAGATCGTGAATCACGAAGGCCGCTTCGAGGTGGCGCTGCGCCAGGAGGGGCTATTGCGGCCGCTGCGCGGCGCGGAACTCTCGGACGGGACCTTGCGCTACCTGCTGATCGCGGCGGCGCTGCTGAGCCCGCGGCCGCCCGGCCTGCTGGTGCTCGACGAGCCCGAGACGAGCCTGCACCCGGACCTGCTGCCGTCGCTCGCGCGGCTCATCGCGCGGGCGTCGCGGCACTCGCAGGTCATTGTGGTCTCGCACGCGGCGCGGCTCGTGGCGGCGCTGGAGCGCGAGGCGGGCAGCCAGTCGGTCGTGCTCGAACGGCGCCTCGGCGCAACAGGGTTCGCCGATCCGGACACGCTTGACGTACCGGCGTGGAAATGGCCCGCCAGGTAG
- the otsA gene encoding alpha,alpha-trehalose-phosphate synthase (UDP-forming): MGRLIVVSNRVATPTETKGSAGGLAVGVFGALKDAGGVWFGWSGDVVSETVANAGPTLVEEGHVTFATVGLTRKDYDQYYRGFSNATLWPVFHYRNDLARYERDEYAGYRRVNAWLAHKLMKLIHPDDNIWVHDYHLIPFAEALRSEGVRNRIGFFLHIPFPSPQVLQTIPPHDELVRSLCCYDLLGFQTQNDQQAFHDYIAREARGKVVASAENPEHGEVEAYGRKLRTGVYRIGVFPDEIAEQAARYESRQHVLDLKQSLEGRKLIMSVDRLDYSKGLVERFHAFEQLLETSPEWRGKVTLVQIAPPTRSDVASYKVIREELEREAGRINGRYSGLDYTPIRYLSQQYDRWKLMSLFRESQIGYVTPLHDGMNLVAKEYVAAQNPGDPGVLVLSIFAGAAAELTGALLVNPHDAAGMSEALERALSMPLEERQARYHTNMEALRRNDLGVWRDSFLRDLAAVPQPR, encoded by the coding sequence ATGGGCAGACTGATAGTCGTCTCGAATCGCGTGGCGACGCCGACGGAAACCAAGGGCTCGGCGGGCGGGCTCGCGGTTGGCGTATTCGGCGCGCTGAAGGACGCGGGCGGCGTGTGGTTCGGCTGGAGCGGCGACGTGGTGAGCGAGACGGTGGCGAACGCGGGACCCACGCTCGTCGAAGAAGGCCACGTCACCTTTGCGACCGTCGGCCTCACGCGCAAAGACTACGATCAGTACTACCGCGGGTTCTCGAATGCCACGCTGTGGCCGGTCTTCCACTACCGCAACGACCTCGCGCGCTACGAGCGCGACGAATACGCGGGCTACCGCCGCGTGAACGCGTGGCTCGCGCACAAGCTCATGAAGCTGATCCACCCGGACGACAACATCTGGGTCCACGACTATCACCTGATCCCGTTCGCCGAGGCGCTGCGCTCAGAAGGCGTGCGCAACCGTATCGGCTTCTTCCTGCATATTCCGTTTCCTTCGCCGCAGGTGCTGCAAACCATTCCGCCGCACGACGAGCTCGTCAGATCGCTATGCTGCTATGACCTTTTGGGCTTCCAGACGCAGAACGACCAGCAGGCGTTTCACGACTACATCGCGCGCGAGGCGCGCGGCAAAGTGGTGGCGAGCGCGGAGAATCCGGAGCATGGCGAAGTCGAGGCGTATGGCCGCAAGCTGCGCACGGGTGTCTACCGCATCGGCGTGTTTCCGGACGAAATCGCCGAGCAGGCTGCGCGTTACGAAAGCCGCCAGCACGTGCTCGATCTCAAGCAGAGTCTGGAAGGGCGCAAGCTCATCATGAGCGTGGACCGGCTCGACTACTCGAAGGGGCTCGTCGAGCGTTTCCATGCGTTCGAGCAGTTGCTGGAGACGTCGCCCGAATGGCGCGGCAAGGTCACGCTCGTGCAGATCGCGCCGCCCACGCGCTCGGACGTCGCGAGCTACAAGGTGATACGCGAGGAGCTGGAGCGCGAGGCGGGGCGCATCAACGGCCGCTACTCGGGCCTCGATTACACGCCGATCCGTTATCTGAGCCAGCAGTACGACCGCTGGAAACTGATGTCGCTCTTTCGCGAGTCGCAGATCGGTTATGTGACGCCGTTGCACGACGGCATGAACCTCGTCGCCAAGGAGTATGTGGCCGCGCAGAATCCCGGCGATCCGGGCGTGCTCGTGCTCTCGATCTTCGCTGGCGCGGCGGCTGAACTCACCGGGGCATTGCTCGTGAATCCTCATGACGCGGCCGGCATGTCGGAAGCGCTCGAACGCGCGCTCTCGATGCCGCTCGAAGAGCGCCAGGCGCGCTACCACACCAACATGGAGGCGCTCAGACGCAACGATCTGGGCGTGTGGCGAGACAGCTTCCTGCGCGATCTCGCGGCAGTGCCCCAGCCGCGCTGA
- a CDS encoding mechanosensitive ion channel family protein produces the protein MPTLDDLSRFADAPLYDWLGTLLVSALALVLAFAMYWIGGRVLLRVARPYPRVSVFLRYIRKPALAVLAILAIEFVWWQAPDTLRHISGLRELCAFALIGAITWLSVRCAAAIGEAIIAAHPLDIADNLQARRIHTQARVLARTVMVLIIIVGVGAALMTFPNVRQIGASLLASAGVAGLVAGIAARPVLGNLIAGLQIALSQPIRLDDVVVIQGEWGRIEEITGTYVSVRIWDQRRLIVPLQWFIENPFANWTRSSSQIIGTVFLWLDYRMPLAPLREALARIVDGAPEWDRRVQVLQVTDANERAMQVRVLVSSRDSGLNFDLRCRVREGLLDFVNEHYPQFLPRARAEVSAELESSTGEVPSFVRRPARQAAASTAAHTEADPVTGTRVPGDNEELEAHRPGQPAAATDANAAEATSAREPATESRREGG, from the coding sequence ATGCCTACACTCGACGATCTCTCCCGTTTCGCGGACGCGCCGTTATACGACTGGCTCGGCACGCTGCTCGTGAGCGCGCTCGCGCTCGTTCTGGCGTTCGCTATGTACTGGATCGGCGGCCGCGTCTTGCTGCGCGTCGCCCGCCCATATCCGCGCGTCAGCGTGTTCTTGCGCTATATCCGCAAGCCGGCTCTGGCCGTCCTCGCCATCCTCGCGATCGAATTCGTCTGGTGGCAGGCGCCCGACACGCTCCGGCACATCAGCGGCCTGCGCGAGTTGTGCGCGTTCGCGCTGATCGGCGCGATCACCTGGCTTTCAGTACGCTGCGCTGCGGCGATCGGCGAGGCCATCATCGCCGCGCATCCGCTCGACATCGCCGACAACCTCCAGGCCCGCCGCATCCACACCCAGGCCCGCGTGCTCGCGCGCACGGTGATGGTGCTCATTATCATCGTGGGGGTGGGTGCGGCGCTCATGACCTTCCCGAACGTGCGGCAGATCGGTGCGAGTCTTCTGGCTTCGGCTGGCGTTGCCGGTCTCGTTGCCGGTATCGCGGCACGCCCCGTGCTAGGGAATCTGATCGCCGGTCTGCAGATCGCGCTCTCGCAGCCGATCCGGCTCGACGACGTGGTCGTGATCCAGGGCGAGTGGGGGCGCATCGAGGAAATTACGGGCACCTACGTTTCGGTGCGGATCTGGGACCAGCGGCGGCTCATCGTGCCGCTGCAGTGGTTCATCGAGAATCCGTTCGCGAACTGGACGCGCAGCAGCTCGCAGATCATCGGCACGGTCTTTCTGTGGCTCGACTACCGCATGCCGCTCGCGCCGCTGCGCGAGGCGCTCGCGCGCATCGTCGACGGTGCGCCCGAATGGGACCGCCGCGTGCAGGTTTTACAGGTCACCGACGCCAACGAGCGCGCCATGCAAGTGCGCGTGCTGGTCAGTTCGCGCGATTCCGGTCTGAATTTCGATTTGCGCTGCCGCGTGCGCGAAGGGCTGCTCGATTTCGTCAACGAGCACTATCCGCAGTTCCTGCCGCGAGCGCGCGCCGAGGTTTCGGCGGAACTCGAAAGCAGCACCGGCGAAGTGCCGTCTTTCGTGCGGCGCCCGGCGCGGCAGGCGGCGGCGAGCACGGCGGCACATACTGAGGCTGATCCCGTGACAGGCACGCGCGTGCCGGGAGACAACGAGGAACTGGAGGCGCACCGCCCGGGGCAGCCGGCCGCAGCGACGGATGCCAACGCGGCCGAAGCAACCAGCGCGCGCGAGCCAGCGACCGAAAGTCGTCGCGAAGGAGGCTGA
- a CDS encoding Rap1a/Tai family immunity protein, giving the protein MLRVLICAGAMALPLSAFAFTASDLNRLCTKTDVASRSACAAYIEGAADGIFNTIDAIGGTTGPRVGQYFCLPPDARSAQLTDAVRKYIADNPNVAGYNASTAISLGLGKAFPCKTGNGS; this is encoded by the coding sequence ATGCTGCGGGTTCTGATCTGTGCGGGCGCGATGGCGTTGCCGCTCTCCGCTTTCGCATTCACGGCAAGCGACCTCAACCGGCTCTGCACGAAGACTGACGTGGCTTCGCGCAGCGCGTGCGCTGCCTATATCGAAGGTGCCGCGGACGGCATCTTCAACACCATCGACGCCATCGGCGGCACTACCGGGCCGCGCGTGGGTCAATACTTCTGCCTGCCGCCCGACGCGCGCTCCGCGCAACTCACCGACGCGGTGCGCAAGTACATCGCCGACAACCCGAACGTGGCCGGCTACAACGCCAGCACCGCCATTTCGCTCGGGCTTGGCAAGGCGTTTCCGTGCAAGACCGGCAACGGCAGTTGA
- a CDS encoding ankyrin repeat domain-containing protein, with translation MNSKPLPHATNPVRRNAAALVLGVAATLFGAAAHAAPIDSLIKSVKFDDDKGVQKALAEGMDPNATDNQGMPLLVIAAREKSDKVGAVLLDNPKTNIAAEDRAGENALMLAALNGDVDFVKLLITKGAEVNKKGWTPLHYAAANGNDDVAKLLIGYSADVNALSPNGTTPLMMAARGDHLTTIQMLLEHGATLGTKNQIGMTALDFARQYKAPDAIKDLTARMTQAGLSTASPAAPQNSAK, from the coding sequence ATGAACTCGAAACCGCTTCCGCACGCCACCAACCCTGTCCGCCGCAATGCCGCCGCGCTCGTGCTCGGCGTCGCCGCCACGCTGTTTGGCGCCGCGGCACACGCCGCGCCGATCGACTCGCTCATCAAGAGCGTCAAGTTCGACGACGACAAGGGCGTGCAAAAGGCGCTCGCAGAAGGCATGGACCCGAACGCCACGGACAACCAGGGCATGCCGCTCCTCGTGATCGCCGCGCGCGAGAAGTCCGACAAGGTCGGCGCGGTGCTGCTCGACAACCCGAAGACGAACATCGCCGCCGAAGACCGCGCAGGCGAAAACGCGCTGATGCTGGCTGCGCTCAACGGCGACGTGGACTTCGTGAAGCTCCTCATCACCAAGGGCGCCGAGGTCAACAAGAAGGGCTGGACGCCGCTGCACTACGCCGCCGCGAACGGCAACGACGACGTCGCGAAACTCCTGATCGGCTATTCGGCCGACGTCAACGCGCTGTCCCCCAACGGCACGACGCCGCTGATGATGGCCGCTCGCGGCGACCATCTCACGACGATCCAGATGCTGCTCGAACACGGCGCGACGCTTGGCACGAAGAACCAGATCGGCATGACGGCGCTCGATTTCGCGCGCCAGTACAAGGCGCCCGACGCGATCAAGGACCTGACGGCGCGCATGACGCAGGCTGGCCTCTCTACGGCGAGCCCGGCAGCGCCGCAAAACAGTGCAAAATAA
- a CDS encoding TatD family hydrolase — translation MFVDSHCHINFEGLGDRLPQVLENMRENAVTHALCVSVDLETLPSVLDIASRYENVYASVGVHPDHEHMREPSVAELVELAEHPKVVAIGETGLDYFRLGERTIADMEWQRERFRTHIRAAHATGKPLIVHTRAASDDTLRIMEEERAGEPGGVMHCFTEPWAIAERALAQNFYISLSGIVTFKSATDVQEVARRVPIQRLLIETDSPYLAPVPFRGKPNEPAYVSHVGRFIAQQRGLPDAELGAVTTQNFFRLFKIQPQA, via the coding sequence ATGTTTGTCGATTCACATTGCCACATCAACTTCGAGGGCCTCGGCGACCGCCTCCCGCAGGTGCTCGAGAACATGCGCGAGAACGCGGTCACGCACGCGCTGTGCGTGTCGGTGGACCTCGAAACGCTGCCGTCGGTGCTCGACATCGCGAGCCGCTACGAGAACGTCTACGCGTCGGTGGGTGTGCATCCCGACCACGAACACATGCGCGAGCCGAGCGTGGCCGAACTGGTCGAGCTGGCCGAGCATCCGAAAGTTGTCGCGATCGGCGAAACGGGGCTCGATTACTTTCGCCTGGGCGAGCGCACGATCGCCGACATGGAATGGCAGCGCGAGCGCTTTCGCACCCATATTCGCGCGGCGCACGCCACCGGCAAACCGCTCATCGTCCACACGCGCGCCGCGTCGGACGACACGCTGCGCATCATGGAAGAGGAGCGCGCGGGCGAGCCCGGCGGCGTGATGCATTGCTTCACGGAACCCTGGGCGATTGCCGAGCGCGCGCTCGCGCAGAATTTTTACATCTCGCTTTCGGGCATCGTGACGTTCAAGAGCGCGACGGATGTGCAGGAGGTGGCGCGCCGCGTGCCGATCCAGCGCCTGTTGATCGAAACCGATTCGCCATACCTTGCGCCAGTGCCATTTCGCGGCAAACCTAATGAACCTGCGTACGTCAGCCATGTCGGAAGATTCATTGCGCAGCAACGCGGGTTGCCGGACGCCGAACTTGGCGCTGTCACTACACAGAATTTTTTCCGGCTCTTCAAGATCCAGCCTCAGGCCTGA
- a CDS encoding DNA polymerase III subunit delta' codes for MIYPWQTDDWQRLQQLRSHWPHALLLHGQAGIGKLQFAQHLAKGLLCEAPQANGEPCGACAACNWFVQGNHPDYRIVVPEALAGEIGQAGDDDAKAEKADKGDGEEGKKGRAPSKEIRIEQVRALLDFTGVGSHRGGLRVVVLYPAEALNVAAANALLKTLEEPPAGVVFLVVSARIDRLLPTIISRCRQWPMGTPAPEAAAAWLAQQGVDDAPALLAEAGGAPLAALALAHDENRTLRDWTLTQLAAGPACDAFACGETLQKLPVPLVLGWLQRWVYDLLAQHTAGRPRYFPQAASGLARCAAKLDAAALARYLKTVTRQRAVENHPLNARLVFEELFLGYRELFA; via the coding sequence ATGATCTATCCTTGGCAAACCGACGACTGGCAACGGCTGCAACAACTGCGCAGCCACTGGCCGCATGCGCTTCTGCTGCACGGCCAGGCGGGCATCGGCAAGCTCCAGTTCGCTCAGCACCTGGCGAAGGGACTGCTCTGCGAAGCGCCGCAGGCCAACGGCGAGCCGTGCGGCGCCTGTGCGGCGTGCAACTGGTTTGTTCAGGGCAATCATCCGGATTACCGCATCGTCGTGCCGGAGGCCCTGGCGGGCGAGATCGGCCAGGCCGGCGACGATGACGCCAAGGCCGAGAAGGCTGACAAGGGCGACGGCGAAGAAGGCAAGAAAGGCCGCGCGCCGAGCAAGGAAATCCGCATCGAGCAGGTGCGCGCGCTGCTCGACTTCACGGGCGTAGGTTCGCACCGCGGCGGCCTGCGCGTGGTCGTGCTGTATCCGGCCGAGGCGCTCAACGTCGCCGCCGCGAACGCGCTGCTGAAGACACTCGAAGAGCCGCCCGCGGGCGTGGTGTTCCTCGTGGTATCGGCGCGTATCGACCGCCTGCTGCCGACCATCATCAGCCGTTGCCGCCAGTGGCCAATGGGCACGCCCGCGCCCGAAGCCGCCGCGGCCTGGCTCGCTCAGCAGGGCGTGGACGACGCGCCGGCTCTGCTCGCCGAGGCCGGTGGCGCGCCGCTCGCGGCGCTTGCGCTCGCGCACGACGAAAACCGCACGCTGCGCGACTGGACGCTGACCCAGCTCGCGGCGGGCCCGGCTTGCGACGCCTTTGCCTGTGGCGAGACGCTGCAAAAGCTGCCGGTGCCGCTCGTGCTCGGCTGGCTGCAGCGTTGGGTCTACGATCTGCTCGCGCAACACACGGCAGGCCGCCCGCGCTACTTCCCGCAGGCCGCTAGCGGCCTCGCGCGCTGCGCCGCGAAGCTCGACGCTGCGGCGCTGGCGCGCTACCTGAAAACGGTCACGCGCCAGCGCGCCGTGGAAAACCATCCGCTGAATGCGCGCCTCGTGTTCGAGGAACTCTTTCTCGGCTATCGTGAACTGTTCGCCTGA
- the tmk gene encoding dTMP kinase yields the protein MARGRFITFEGIDGAGKTTHLAWFRDQLAEKLAPSGRTVVMTREPGGTPLGESIRELVLHQPMDLETEALMMFAARREHLAKVIEPALARGDWVLSDRFSDATFAYQGGGRGLPRDKLETLERWVQGGFQPDLTVLFDLPPDTASERRGAAREPDRFESESDAFFKRTRTEYLRRAEEAPYRFAIVDSSQGIDVIRKKLEDVIAAL from the coding sequence ATGGCGCGGGGCCGATTCATCACGTTCGAGGGCATCGACGGCGCGGGCAAGACCACGCATCTCGCCTGGTTTCGCGATCAGCTCGCCGAGAAACTCGCGCCCTCGGGCCGCACGGTCGTCATGACGCGCGAACCGGGCGGCACTCCGCTTGGCGAGTCGATCCGGGAACTCGTGCTGCATCAGCCGATGGACCTCGAAACCGAGGCGCTCATGATGTTCGCGGCGCGCCGCGAGCACCTCGCCAAGGTGATCGAGCCCGCGCTCGCGCGCGGCGACTGGGTGCTGTCCGACCGCTTCAGCGACGCCACCTTCGCCTACCAGGGCGGCGGCCGCGGGCTGCCGCGCGACAAGCTCGAAACGCTGGAGCGCTGGGTGCAGGGCGGTTTCCAGCCGGACCTGACGGTGCTGTTCGACCTGCCGCCCGACACGGCGAGCGAGCGGCGCGGCGCGGCGCGCGAGCCCGACCGCTTCGAAAGCGAATCCGATGCGTTCTTCAAGCGCACGCGCACCGAGTACCTGCGCCGCGCGGAAGAGGCACCGTACCGTTTCGCGATCGTCGATTCGTCGCAGGGCATCGACGTAATTCGCAAGAAACTCGAGGATGTGATCGCAGCGCTTTGA
- the mltG gene encoding endolytic transglycosylase MltG, with protein MSLLKKCLVAGAALVVIGAAAAAGVWRWATTPLELAAPQLDVTIKPHSTVRSVTLQLRRGGVPVQTQLFVLMTRVLGLQSQLKSGNYEFKAGVTPYEVLQKMALGDVNESVATIIEGWTFKHMRAELDANPALRHDTAGMSDAELLAAIGAPPAPNGSGEGLFFPDTYLFDKGSSDLDVYRRAYRLMQTRLNEAWTARAPGLPLKSPYEALTLASLVEKETGRAADRALVAAVFSNRLKVGMPLQTDPAVIYGLGDNYAGHLRKHDLQSDTLYNTYLRLGLPPTPIALPGAAAIQAALNPASTAALYFVARGDGSSVFSDNLVDHNKAVDKFIRGN; from the coding sequence ATGTCCCTCCTGAAGAAATGCCTTGTTGCCGGCGCCGCGCTAGTCGTGATTGGTGCCGCTGCGGCGGCCGGCGTATGGCGCTGGGCCACCACGCCGCTCGAACTTGCCGCCCCTCAGCTCGACGTCACCATCAAGCCGCATAGCACCGTGCGCAGTGTCACGCTGCAATTGCGGCGCGGCGGCGTGCCCGTGCAGACGCAGCTTTTCGTGCTCATGACACGCGTGCTCGGCCTGCAGAGCCAGCTGAAATCTGGCAACTACGAGTTCAAGGCCGGTGTCACGCCGTATGAGGTGCTGCAGAAGATGGCGCTCGGCGACGTCAACGAGTCCGTGGCCACCATCATCGAAGGCTGGACCTTCAAGCACATGCGGGCCGAACTCGACGCGAACCCCGCGCTGCGCCACGACACGGCTGGCATGAGCGACGCCGAACTGCTTGCCGCGATCGGCGCGCCGCCCGCGCCGAACGGCAGCGGCGAGGGGTTGTTTTTCCCCGACACCTATCTCTTCGACAAGGGTTCGAGCGATCTCGACGTCTATCGCCGCGCCTATCGCCTGATGCAGACGCGTCTGAACGAAGCGTGGACCGCGCGCGCGCCCGGCTTGCCGCTCAAGTCGCCCTACGAAGCGCTGACGCTTGCTTCGCTCGTGGAAAAGGAGACGGGCCGCGCTGCCGACCGCGCGCTCGTAGCGGCCGTGTTCTCGAACCGCCTGAAAGTGGGCATGCCGCTGCAGACCGATCCGGCCGTGATCTACGGCCTGGGTGACAACTACGCGGGGCATTTGCGCAAGCACGATCTGCAGTCGGACACTCTTTACAATACCTACCTGCGCCTGGGGTTGCCGCCCACGCCCATTGCGCTGCCCGGCGCCGCGGCGATCCAGGCGGCGCTCAATCCGGCATCGACGGCTGCGCTGTACTTCGTGGCGCGCGGCGACGGCAGCAGCGTTTTTTCTGACAATCTTGTCGACCACAACAAGGCCGTCGACAAATTCATCCGGGGTAATTAA
- the ygfZ gene encoding CAF17-like 4Fe-4S cluster assembly/insertion protein YgfZ: protein MNSPLDHASTLSAAEFAPAFGPAGAADFDAVLKGGAYAILPQFGVIDAIGDDAATFLHSQLTNDVQHLDVAGARLSGYCSPKGRLLASFLTWKTGDTIRLLISKDVQPAVQKRLSMFVLRAKAKLTDDSDKLLVVGLAGDVRGALATVFDALPDGVHVKVDDPAGTLIRVPDAAGVLRYLWVGPKEAVRERLTKLDGALKRVPSAVWDWLDIRAGEPRITQAVSEQFVPQMVNYDVLGGVNFRKGCYPGQEIVARSQYRGTIKRRTALANVAASLDAAHAGVELFHSDDPSQPCGMVVNAAAAPEGGVDLLAEIKLAALETGSVHLGAADGPALRVLPLPYALPAEV, encoded by the coding sequence ATGAACTCACCGCTTGATCACGCTTCCACGCTTTCCGCTGCTGAATTTGCCCCCGCATTTGGTCCTGCGGGCGCAGCCGACTTCGACGCCGTTCTGAAAGGCGGCGCCTACGCGATCCTGCCGCAGTTCGGCGTGATCGACGCCATTGGCGACGACGCCGCGACCTTCCTGCACAGCCAGCTCACCAACGACGTCCAGCATCTCGACGTGGCCGGCGCGCGCCTCTCGGGCTACTGCTCGCCCAAGGGGCGTCTCCTCGCCTCGTTCCTCACCTGGAAGACCGGCGACACGATCCGTCTGCTCATCTCGAAGGACGTGCAGCCGGCGGTGCAAAAACGCCTGTCGATGTTCGTGCTGCGCGCCAAGGCCAAGCTCACCGACGACAGCGACAAGCTGCTCGTGGTGGGCCTGGCCGGCGACGTACGCGGCGCGCTCGCGACTGTGTTCGATGCGCTGCCCGACGGCGTGCACGTGAAAGTGGACGATCCCGCGGGCACGCTCATCCGTGTGCCCGACGCGGCCGGCGTGCTGCGTTATCTGTGGGTCGGCCCGAAGGAAGCCGTGCGGGAGCGCCTCACGAAGCTCGACGGTGCGCTCAAGCGCGTGCCGTCGGCGGTGTGGGACTGGCTCGACATTCGCGCGGGCGAGCCACGCATCACGCAGGCTGTGAGCGAGCAGTTCGTGCCGCAGATGGTCAACTACGACGTGCTGGGCGGCGTGAATTTCCGCAAGGGCTGCTATCCAGGCCAGGAAATCGTCGCACGCAGCCAGTATCGCGGCACGATCAAGCGCCGGACCGCGCTCGCCAATGTGGCAGCGAGTCTGGACGCCGCGCACGCTGGCGTCGAACTCTTCCATTCGGACGACCCGAGCCAGCCGTGCGGCATGGTCGTGAACGCGGCAGCCGCGCCCGAGGGTGGCGTCGATCTGCTCGCCGAGATCAAGCTTGCCGCGCTCGAAACCGGTAGCGTGCATCTGGGCGCCGCGGACGGCCCCGCGCTGCGCGTGCTGCCGCTGCCGTACGCGTTGCCGGCGGAAGTTTGA